The Desulfoscipio gibsoniae DSM 7213 genome contains a region encoding:
- the purE gene encoding 5-(carboxyamino)imidazole ribonucleotide mutase, protein MKKPLVGIVMGSDSDLPVMRGAADILDEFGIPWEVLISSAHRAPEKTSDYARRAAERGLAVIIAGAGGAAHLAGVIAGHTPLPVIGVPIASGALNGVDALYATVQMPPGIPVATVALNGAKNAGILAAQIVSAGQPEVRDKVIAYKEKMARQVEEKSTRLQELGIEGYLNAKGGSKA, encoded by the coding sequence ATGAAAAAACCATTGGTAGGTATTGTAATGGGCAGTGATTCCGACCTGCCGGTAATGCGCGGGGCGGCCGATATACTGGATGAGTTCGGTATTCCCTGGGAAGTTTTGATATCTTCCGCGCACAGGGCACCGGAAAAAACATCTGATTACGCCCGTCGGGCTGCTGAACGGGGTTTGGCGGTAATTATTGCGGGTGCAGGCGGGGCGGCTCACCTGGCCGGTGTTATTGCCGGGCATACGCCGCTGCCCGTGATAGGTGTACCCATTGCATCAGGAGCATTAAACGGTGTGGACGCTCTGTATGCCACTGTACAAATGCCTCCTGGCATACCCGTGGCCACGGTGGCGTTAAACGGGGCCAAAAACGCCGGCATTCTGGCGGCCCAGATAGTTAGTGCGGGCCAACCGGAGGTGCGGGACAAAGTAATTGCCTACAAAGAGAAAATGGCCCGGCAGGTGGAAGAGAAATCAACCCGGCTGCAGGAGTTGGGCATAGAGGGGTATCTAAACGCTAAGGGAGGAAGTAAAGCTTGA
- a CDS encoding Fic family protein, producing the protein MTLYDKIDRYKASIDKQRPFEGHLLNEIKGYYRIGLTWSSNALEGNTLTISETKVLLEDGLTVGGKPLKDTFEALGHAQAYDFMFTLLGSRRITEADALTMHRMFYTGIDAKEAGHYRDRPVFITGSKYKVCDAKLIGQEMAKLFQWVAEERDKYHPVKFAAQLHKRFVFIHPFIDGNGRISRLLMNTALIQDGYMLAVIPPVSRQEYISLLERAYKDDRPFMDFIAERVYETQKEIMRLLHIPFPKMA; encoded by the coding sequence ATGACTTTATATGATAAAATCGACCGCTACAAGGCGTCGATTGATAAGCAGCGTCCTTTTGAGGGCCACCTGCTCAATGAAATAAAGGGCTATTACCGTATTGGTCTCACCTGGTCGAGCAATGCCCTGGAAGGAAATACCCTCACCATTAGCGAGACAAAGGTGCTGCTGGAGGATGGGCTGACTGTTGGCGGTAAACCGCTTAAAGACACATTTGAGGCGCTGGGGCATGCGCAGGCGTATGACTTTATGTTCACGCTGCTGGGTAGCCGTCGTATCACCGAGGCTGATGCTCTCACAATGCACCGAATGTTTTATACAGGAATAGATGCCAAAGAAGCCGGCCACTATCGTGACCGCCCTGTATTCATAACCGGTTCCAAGTATAAAGTGTGCGACGCGAAGCTGATCGGGCAGGAGATGGCGAAACTATTTCAATGGGTCGCAGAGGAGCGGGACAAATATCACCCAGTCAAGTTCGCAGCTCAGTTACACAAGCGATTCGTATTTATTCATCCTTTTATCGACGGCAATGGTCGAATTTCCAGACTGCTGATGAACACGGCTCTCATTCAGGACGGGTACATGCTGGCTGTGATCCCGCCGGTTTCGCGTCAGGAGTATATCAGCCTGCTGGAGCGAGCCTATAAAGATGACCGACCGTTTATGGATTTCATTGCCGAGCGGGTATACGAAACACAGAAGGAAATCATGCGGCTGCTGCACATTCCATTTCCTAAAATGGCATAG
- a CDS encoding helix-turn-helix domain-containing protein, translating into MSVSEQLKILCVKLGISVSELGRISGKSPQAFSQKMKRESFTVDELKQIAEAAGCQYEGTFIMPSGEKVTY; encoded by the coding sequence GTGTCGGTATCTGAACAGCTTAAAATACTGTGTGTCAAGCTCGGGATAAGCGTTTCCGAACTCGGACGAATATCAGGGAAAAGCCCGCAGGCTTTTAGCCAAAAAATGAAGCGGGAGAGTTTTACGGTTGACGAATTGAAGCAAATTGCGGAGGCTGCTGGTTGCCAATATGAGGGGACTTTTATTATGCCTTCCGGCGAAAAGGTCACATACTAA